The following are encoded together in the Clostridium sp. BJN0013 genome:
- a CDS encoding PadR family transcriptional regulator, translating to MSLSYTLLGLLNYASMTGYDLKKIFDDSINFFWSAQTSQIYRELKTLEEKGYIVSVVKPSDKGPSKRIYSITEQGLSYLKEWLTNVPDEINEDNRNAFLSRVFLSSNVGFEELFFQLQERLKKYKRDYESLKSVENKLGEYLQMFDRKDEVYYWKIALSRGFHDVESHIHWAEESLDYIREIINNKKSEDS from the coding sequence ATGTCATTATCATACACCCTATTAGGTTTGCTAAATTATGCTTCTATGACTGGTTATGATTTGAAAAAGATTTTCGATGATTCTATTAACTTTTTTTGGTCGGCTCAAACAAGTCAAATTTATCGTGAATTAAAAACATTAGAGGAAAAAGGTTACATAGTTTCTGTAGTAAAACCAAGTGATAAGGGTCCATCTAAGCGTATATATAGCATTACTGAACAAGGGTTATCTTACCTGAAAGAATGGCTTACTAATGTCCCTGATGAAATAAACGAGGATAACCGTAATGCTTTTTTATCGAGAGTTTTTTTATCCTCAAATGTAGGTTTTGAAGAATTATTTTTTCAGCTTCAAGAAAGATTAAAAAAGTATAAAAGAGATTATGAAAGCCTTAAATCAGTTGAAAATAAACTTGGAGAATATCTACAAATGTTTGATAGAAAGGATGAAGTTTATTATTGGAAAATAGCACTTAGTAGAGGTTTTCATGATGTTGAATCTCACATTCATTGGGCTGAAGAAAGTTTAGATTATATTCGAGAAATAATTAATAATAAGAAAAGTGAGGATAGTTAA
- a CDS encoding IS91 family transposase — protein sequence MIELQDIFIKHGDEYCQKHKLPFHIKKVIWNIISCRTSKLGGHIDECEECGHIRISYNSCRDRHCPKCQTLKKEKWIEDRKNDLLPVPYFHVVFTIPEELNFLVLTNQKEMYSILFKSVSETLLELSKDAKYLGAEIGFTTILHTWGQNLMNHPHIHCIVTGGGISFDGVRWINSKEDFFIPVKVLSAKFRGKFLYYLKKEYYSNTKLKFTVGIEDLKYKDVFHCFLDKLYKKEWVVYCKAPFKSSEHVFEYLGRYTHRVAISNNRILALENGLVSFKWRDYRDNNKEKVMTVTAEEFIRRFLMHVLPPKFVKIRHYGILSNRNRRTKLKKCKMILKAPVSESKAKLNLTTAEFILKVAGIDINKCPRCSGKMITMRKIEPRISGPPDKNTKTA from the coding sequence ATGATTGAGCTGCAGGATATTTTTATTAAGCATGGAGACGAGTATTGCCAAAAACATAAACTGCCATTCCACATTAAAAAGGTAATTTGGAATATTATCTCATGCAGGACGTCAAAGTTAGGCGGTCACATAGATGAATGTGAAGAATGCGGACATATTAGAATTTCTTATAATTCTTGTAGAGATAGACACTGTCCTAAATGCCAGACATTAAAAAAAGAAAAATGGATTGAAGATAGAAAAAATGACTTATTACCAGTACCATATTTTCATGTTGTATTTACTATACCTGAAGAACTAAATTTTTTGGTACTTACAAATCAGAAAGAGATGTATTCTATTTTGTTTAAGTCTGTATCAGAAACTCTTCTGGAACTTTCAAAGGATGCAAAGTATCTTGGTGCAGAAATAGGTTTTACAACAATACTGCATACTTGGGGACAAAATCTTATGAATCATCCCCATATTCATTGTATAGTTACCGGTGGCGGAATATCTTTTGATGGGGTAAGGTGGATTAATTCCAAGGAAGATTTTTTTATACCTGTTAAGGTCCTGTCTGCAAAATTTCGCGGAAAATTTTTATACTATCTTAAAAAAGAATACTACAGCAATACCAAATTAAAATTTACTGTCGGTATTGAAGATTTAAAATACAAGGATGTCTTTCACTGCTTTTTAGACAAGTTGTATAAAAAAGAATGGGTGGTTTATTGTAAAGCTCCATTTAAGAGCAGTGAACATGTATTTGAATATTTAGGAAGATATACACACAGGGTTGCAATTTCAAACAACAGAATTCTTGCTCTTGAAAATGGACTTGTGAGTTTTAAATGGAGAGATTACCGGGATAATAATAAAGAAAAAGTTATGACAGTTACAGCTGAAGAATTCATACGTAGATTTTTAATGCATGTGCTGCCACCTAAATTTGTTAAGATAAGACATTATGGAATCTTAAGTAATCGCAACCGTAGAACAAAACTTAAAAAATGTAAGATGATTCTTAAAGCTCCGGTGAGTGAAAGCAAAGCTAAATTAAATTTAACAACAGCAGAGTTTATTTTAAAAGTTGCAGGAATAGATATAAATAAATGTCCACGCTGTAGTGGAAAAATGATAACCATGAGGAAAATAGAACCGAGAATTTCAGGACCACCAGATAAAAATACTAAAACGGCATAA
- a CDS encoding site-specific integrase — protein sequence MSELRKQMKIYMDLKGYSPITTKYYINHVGNFAKYHKKSPNLLGEKEIQEYLHYCITKRCLTEGSVGSIYTALKILYTKVLNRTWDINKIPRIKERRRLPVVLSPEGIKAIFDAAPNIKHKAIFMTIYSAGLRVSEVCNLKVTDIDSKNMQIFIRQGKCKKDRYSLLSELNLQVLREYWKEYKPKEYLFSGRYRTDAITPRSVQRVFQKSKEKAEITKPATVHTLRHSFATHLLDTGTDICYIQRLLGYTRITTTTIYLHLRRMDLLNIKSPLDILIGIEND from the coding sequence ATGTCAGAATTAAGAAAACAAATGAAAATCTATATGGATTTGAAAGGGTACAGTCCAATTACTACAAAATATTATATTAATCATGTTGGCAATTTTGCAAAATACCATAAAAAATCACCTAATTTATTGGGTGAAAAAGAAATACAAGAGTATTTACACTATTGTATCACAAAAAGATGTTTGACAGAAGGATCTGTAGGTTCAATTTATACAGCCCTTAAAATTTTATATACAAAAGTTTTAAACCGGACCTGGGATATTAATAAAATCCCGAGAATAAAAGAACGTAGAAGGTTACCTGTTGTATTATCGCCTGAAGGGATAAAAGCTATTTTTGATGCTGCCCCAAATATTAAACACAAGGCAATTTTTATGACAATTTATTCTGCAGGATTAAGAGTAAGTGAGGTTTGCAATCTCAAAGTAACAGATATAGACAGTAAAAATATGCAAATATTTATAAGGCAGGGTAAATGTAAAAAAGATCGATATTCACTTTTATCAGAATTAAATCTTCAAGTTCTAAGGGAGTACTGGAAAGAATATAAACCTAAAGAATATTTGTTTTCAGGAAGATATAGGACTGATGCCATAACACCACGCAGCGTTCAAAGGGTATTTCAGAAGTCAAAGGAAAAAGCAGAGATTACTAAACCTGCAACAGTACATACACTGAGACATAGTTTTGCAACACATCTTTTAGATACCGGAACGGATATTTGCTATATTCAGAGACTTTTAGGATATACAAGGATAACTACTACCACCATATATCTACACCTCAGAAGAATGGATTTATTAAATATAAAGAGTCCACTGGATATACTTATAGGTATAGAAAATGATTGA
- a CDS encoding DMT family transporter — MIKKADELKVVLAYTAVCIFWGSTYLAMRVAASQFPPELFAGIRFILAGLIMLGFSIVKRYKFPSSSSEIIKASIPGILMLLLGNGLIMWAEQWVHSGITAVLIAATPLFTAGIEAMVLKESKVGPLGWLCLIVGFVGVSMLIFTGMGVGSIDIKGGVIVLMAAVFGSIGMVCSKKIKVNSDIFPQVGIQMLTAGIGLSCVGIAIGEGAKVHLNYSILLSLVYLVIFGSIIGYTSNIYVLSKWPASIASSSNYVTPVVAVILGALILNEKVSLRMIFFMGMTLGGVILLQLYKNSWSKKKWLEECGNKEEQS, encoded by the coding sequence ATGATAAAAAAAGCTGATGAATTAAAGGTTGTTTTAGCATATACCGCTGTCTGCATCTTTTGGGGTTCAACATATCTGGCTATGAGGGTTGCCGCTAGCCAGTTTCCTCCGGAATTGTTTGCCGGAATTCGGTTTATTTTGGCAGGGCTGATAATGCTGGGATTTTCCATAGTCAAAAGGTATAAATTCCCTTCATCATCCTCAGAAATCATCAAAGCGTCTATACCGGGAATATTAATGCTATTATTAGGAAATGGCCTTATCATGTGGGCGGAGCAATGGGTACACTCCGGAATCACGGCTGTACTGATCGCAGCAACCCCTTTGTTTACAGCGGGCATAGAAGCAATGGTTTTAAAAGAAAGCAAAGTTGGACCGTTAGGATGGTTGTGCCTAATCGTGGGATTTGTTGGTGTAAGCATGTTAATTTTCACTGGTATGGGAGTGGGATCAATTGACATAAAAGGTGGAGTGATAGTCCTTATGGCTGCAGTTTTTGGGTCCATCGGCATGGTATGCTCGAAAAAAATTAAAGTGAATAGTGACATTTTTCCTCAAGTAGGAATCCAGATGCTAACTGCAGGGATTGGATTATCTTGTGTCGGAATAGCGATTGGGGAAGGCGCAAAGGTACACTTAAACTATAGTATATTACTTTCCCTCGTTTATCTTGTGATCTTTGGTTCAATCATCGGATATACATCAAATATTTATGTGCTTAGCAAGTGGCCAGCTTCAATTGCTTCTTCGTCCAACTATGTTACTCCCGTGGTTGCTGTCATCCTTGGAGCTTTGATTTTAAACGAAAAGGTTAGCTTAAGAATGATCTTTTTTATGGGAATGACCTTGGGAGGAGTAATTCTTTTACAGCTGTATAAGAATTCATGGTCAAAAAAGAAGTGGTTAGAGGAATGCGGAAATAAAGAAGAACAATCATAG
- a CDS encoding MerR family transcriptional regulator — MDYYLRGELAKEAGLNFETLRYYEKINLIPTAERNKSGYRLYPKKTLNRLKFIKMMQNCGFSISEIKHILYIIENPAECHEICDDIINRKMYEIEEKINGINHVKDMLLGIKENLKEQNCLYFTSLL, encoded by the coding sequence ATGGATTATTATTTACGCGGAGAATTAGCAAAAGAAGCAGGTCTGAATTTTGAAACCTTAAGATATTATGAAAAAATAAATCTTATCCCGACTGCAGAAAGAAATAAAAGCGGTTACAGATTATATCCAAAGAAAACGCTGAATAGGCTTAAATTTATAAAGATGATGCAAAATTGCGGTTTTTCTATCAGTGAAATTAAGCATATATTATACATTATCGAGAACCCGGCAGAGTGTCATGAAATATGCGATGATATTATTAACAGAAAAATGTATGAAATTGAAGAGAAAATTAATGGAATAAATCATGTAAAGGATATGCTCCTAGGAATAAAGGAGAATCTAAAAGAACAGAATTGCTTGTATTTTACATCTCTTTTATAA
- a CDS encoding EFR1 family ferrodoxin (N-terminal region resembles flavodoxins. C-terminal ferrodoxin region binds two 4Fe-4S clusters.): MSVKIFYFSGTGNSLLLGRKIAVQVKEAELLPAISLYGGTSKKVEADAVGFVFPVYCLDMPDFIREIIDKNDFSRVEYFFAAVTCGGTPGNALSSLDRKLRTKGEKLNCGFEVKMGDNSIVYVTSQENLKQRMERLEDVSSEIAAMVNKRETTGQVYEFKADSALMKNQMNKALSMDFKINMKSAIKEKCNLCGLCTEVCPVRNIKIVNGNVEWGDNCKLCFACLNWCPQSAVCFGKIEPGPKQQYRCPGISASDIICKGDEVQFFNKPDNNTEKVY; the protein is encoded by the coding sequence ATGAGTGTTAAAATCTTTTATTTTTCAGGTACAGGAAATTCACTGCTGCTTGGCAGAAAAATTGCGGTCCAAGTAAAGGAAGCAGAATTATTACCGGCTATATCTTTATATGGCGGCACTTCAAAAAAGGTCGAAGCTGATGCTGTAGGATTTGTATTTCCTGTTTATTGTCTGGATATGCCGGATTTTATTAGAGAAATAATTGATAAAAATGATTTTAGCCGCGTAGAATATTTTTTCGCTGCCGTTACATGTGGAGGAACTCCAGGAAATGCGCTTAGTTCTCTTGACAGGAAGCTAAGAACAAAAGGGGAAAAATTAAACTGTGGCTTTGAAGTAAAGATGGGTGACAACAGTATTGTATATGTTACTTCACAGGAAAATCTGAAGCAGCGCATGGAAAGACTGGAAGATGTTTCATCGGAGATTGCCGCAATGGTAAATAAGAGGGAGACAACCGGGCAGGTATATGAATTCAAAGCTGATTCGGCTTTAATGAAGAATCAAATGAATAAAGCATTATCCATGGATTTTAAAATAAACATGAAAAGTGCTATAAAAGAAAAATGCAATCTGTGCGGTCTGTGCACAGAGGTATGCCCTGTAAGAAACATAAAGATAGTAAATGGAAATGTCGAGTGGGGTGATAACTGCAAACTATGCTTTGCCTGCCTTAACTGGTGTCCTCAAAGTGCCGTATGCTTTGGAAAAATCGAACCAGGCCCCAAACAGCAATATCGTTGTCCAGGAATAAGTGCATCGGATATAATTTGCAAGGGGGATGAAGTGCAGTTCTTCAACAAGCCTGATAATAATACAGAAAAGGTGTATTAA
- a CDS encoding PLP-dependent aminotransferase family protein, which translates to METKYQKVKDFIKQEVAIKNLKPGSKLPSILQASEMLQCNKATVIRAYNELENEHIIYSVPKSGYYLVSKAEQGKCTPGTDCIDFCPFIFNDKVIPDIELQHCLHQAINLYKDKMLTTDDVSGGIVSLRKTIQKQLQDLQVFTSAENIFVTTGSQQSLAILVNTPLPNGKNKILVEQPACSEILNALELCNAMTIGIERNSEGINLDELENIFRNEDIKFFYTMPRFHNPTGYSFSSGQKKKILKLAQKYNIYIVEDDCFAELDPNKKTDPMFVDDDSSRVIYIKSYSKILFPWLRLGIIVFPSQLAGLFKDMKICSDIIEQGALELYIENGMYDKHIKKMKQVYHARMNALKKACDKYLKFRIKAQIPDTGCFTCLELPENIKAHTFVNSLEMRNIKIATADSSFLPSCKKTNCICLNIRNVNEEKIEQGIKIISEELEKLSNNRFVDFIKWHG; encoded by the coding sequence ATGGAAACGAAATATCAAAAGGTAAAAGATTTTATTAAACAGGAAGTAGCCATCAAGAATTTGAAGCCAGGCAGCAAACTCCCATCCATCCTTCAAGCTTCAGAAATGCTGCAGTGTAATAAGGCTACAGTTATACGCGCTTATAATGAATTGGAAAATGAGCATATCATATACTCTGTGCCCAAAAGCGGTTACTATCTGGTTTCAAAAGCAGAACAGGGTAAATGTACTCCAGGAACGGATTGCATTGACTTTTGTCCATTCATTTTCAACGATAAGGTAATTCCGGACATAGAACTGCAGCACTGCCTTCACCAGGCAATTAACCTGTATAAGGATAAAATGCTAACCACGGATGATGTATCGGGTGGAATTGTAAGCCTGCGGAAAACGATTCAAAAGCAGCTGCAGGATTTACAGGTGTTTACCTCTGCGGAAAACATTTTTGTAACGACGGGCTCGCAGCAGTCTCTTGCTATTTTGGTCAATACCCCACTGCCAAACGGGAAAAACAAGATCCTTGTCGAGCAACCTGCATGTTCGGAAATATTGAATGCTCTTGAGCTATGTAACGCAATGACCATAGGCATAGAGAGAAATTCAGAAGGCATAAATCTTGATGAACTCGAAAACATTTTCAGAAATGAAGATATCAAGTTTTTCTATACCATGCCAAGGTTTCATAATCCGACAGGGTATTCCTTTTCATCCGGACAGAAGAAAAAGATACTGAAGCTTGCCCAAAAATACAACATATATATTGTTGAAGACGATTGTTTTGCAGAGCTAGACCCAAATAAAAAAACAGATCCCATGTTTGTGGACGATGATTCTTCCAGAGTTATCTATATAAAAAGCTATTCGAAAATACTTTTTCCATGGCTGCGGCTTGGAATCATCGTATTCCCATCCCAACTTGCCGGTTTATTCAAAGACATGAAAATCTGCAGCGATATTATAGAGCAAGGTGCTCTTGAGCTTTATATTGAAAACGGTATGTATGACAAACATATAAAGAAGATGAAGCAAGTTTACCATGCAAGGATGAATGCATTGAAAAAAGCATGCGATAAGTATCTAAAATTTAGGATAAAAGCTCAAATACCGGATACAGGCTGCTTTACATGCCTTGAACTCCCGGAAAATATTAAAGCGCATACATTTGTCAACTCTTTAGAAATGCGAAACATAAAGATTGCAACAGCGGACAGTTCCTTCCTGCCCTCCTGTAAAAAGACAAATTGTATCTGCTTAAATATTCGTAATGTTAATGAAGAAAAAATAGAGCAGGGAATCAAAATCATATCAGAGGAACTTGAAAAATTATCAAATAACAGATTTGTAGATTTCATTAAATGGCATGGCTGA
- a CDS encoding alpha/beta fold hydrolase yields MILSKKGIVYELFEGNGSRKENLVFVHGSGCNKKFLQAMQNCLQEFNCFFIDLPGHGESKNRSYSKDSYVDAVCNFVRDIDNVVLIGHSLGGTIVLEASSKNIDTIKKAIILNSGAAFPKLNKEFATKIHKGIIDFDYFLKCLGHSDNKQVQEAIDTFEAEEIIIKDFIIDESIDVTFCLKNIDIPILIVTGGDEILTLVEYSQLINQEVKNSKLVVVPNSRHMLPIAKREYVCDLIKEFIN; encoded by the coding sequence ATGATATTAAGTAAAAAAGGAATTGTATATGAATTGTTTGAAGGCAATGGATCTCGAAAAGAAAATTTAGTTTTTGTTCATGGCTCAGGTTGCAATAAGAAATTTTTACAAGCTATGCAAAATTGCTTACAAGAATTTAATTGTTTTTTTATAGACTTACCTGGACATGGAGAATCTAAGAATAGAAGTTATAGTAAAGATAGCTATGTAGATGCAGTATGTAATTTTGTAAGAGACATAGATAATGTTGTTTTAATAGGTCATTCACTAGGTGGAACCATAGTATTGGAAGCTAGTTCTAAAAATATTGATACAATAAAAAAAGCTATAATTCTAAATTCAGGGGCTGCTTTTCCAAAGTTAAACAAGGAATTTGCTACTAAAATTCACAAAGGTATTATAGATTTTGATTATTTTCTTAAATGCCTCGGACATTCTGATAATAAACAGGTGCAAGAGGCTATAGATACTTTTGAAGCTGAAGAAATAATAATTAAGGATTTTATAATTGATGAGTCTATAGATGTAACCTTTTGCCTAAAAAATATTGATATTCCCATACTTATAGTAACCGGGGGAGATGAAATTCTAACTTTAGTTGAATATTCACAATTAATAAACCAAGAGGTAAAAAACTCAAAATTAGTAGTTGTACCTAATTCAAGACATATGTTACCAATAGCCAAAAGAGAATATGTATGTGATTTAATTAAAGAATTTATAAATTGA
- a CDS encoding dienelactone hydrolase family protein — protein MITLSNNSDSIIVVLHEIYGINQHIRQVCKYYNQAGFDIICPNLLNLNQAFDYAYEEDAYKYFINNVGFSLASQQVKNLILQVKPKYKHIFILGYSIGATIAWLCSDMEIRCNGIIGYYGSRIRDYLYITPKCKTLLIFPNEEKSFSVNNLLCTIKKKTNVNAYMLSGIHGFSDPFSRNYYDKSYQDAEKLVNDFLTQNK, from the coding sequence ATGATAACCCTTTCAAACAATTCTGATTCTATAATAGTAGTCTTACATGAAATATATGGTATTAACCAACATATAAGACAAGTCTGTAAATACTATAATCAGGCTGGATTTGATATTATTTGTCCTAACTTACTAAATTTAAATCAAGCTTTTGATTACGCTTATGAAGAAGATGCTTATAAATATTTCATAAATAATGTTGGTTTTAGTTTAGCATCTCAACAAGTTAAAAACCTTATATTACAGGTAAAGCCTAAATATAAACATATATTTATATTAGGATACAGTATAGGGGCAACAATCGCATGGTTATGTAGTGATATGGAGATTAGATGTAATGGTATAATTGGATATTATGGTTCACGAATAAGAGATTATTTATATATTACTCCAAAATGTAAAACATTATTAATATTTCCGAATGAGGAAAAGTCATTTAGCGTAAATAACTTACTATGCACTATTAAGAAAAAAACCAATGTGAATGCTTATATGTTAAGTGGTATTCATGGATTTAGTGATCCATTTTCCCGAAACTACTACGATAAATCATATCAAGATGCGGAAAAATTGGTAAATGATTTTTTAACACAAAATAAGTGA
- a CDS encoding DUF6143 family protein: MLQENSNYIVNNKNIKLQQVVSIPISLFKSMQGKYFVGQTEILRVGNGLSAWAGLVNPRNSGVNLYANVFTISNFSDDYLTAEIWLNTNLPEKGIVSHKVSPTNTALRPLPKNKVDIRFVKSTTMLPENGVNVYERIVPPNTTLVGEEDGKFIEPPGGNYVIVIKSSASKLDKVIVAFGWWEKSIY; encoded by the coding sequence ATGTTACAAGAAAACAGTAACTATATAGTGAACAACAAAAATATTAAGCTACAACAAGTAGTTAGTATTCCAATTTCTTTATTTAAATCAATGCAAGGAAAATACTTTGTAGGTCAAACAGAAATTTTGAGAGTAGGCAATGGATTAAGTGCTTGGGCTGGTTTAGTAAATCCTCGTAATTCAGGTGTTAATTTATATGCAAATGTATTTACTATTTCAAACTTTTCCGATGACTATTTAACTGCTGAAATATGGCTTAATACTAATCTTCCTGAGAAAGGAATTGTATCCCATAAAGTTTCTCCAACCAATACAGCCTTAAGACCACTTCCAAAAAACAAAGTAGATATCCGATTTGTAAAATCCACTACTATGCTTCCTGAAAATGGTGTTAATGTATACGAAAGAATAGTGCCACCTAATACAACATTAGTAGGTGAAGAAGACGGAAAATTTATAGAGCCTCCAGGTGGAAACTATGTCATAGTTATAAAATCATCAGCTTCAAAACTTGATAAAGTGATAGTTGCATTCGGCTGGTGGGAAAAATCAATATACTAA
- a CDS encoding GNAT family N-acetyltransferase, which produces MELNKSKILEIVRKQLAIDMNCNTEDFVKDGIVFCEAKLNKGRRMFDRQSPFLEITTMGKGIVVSADSDILAKVKPLLENKTREDIFVAPFVFGHSLYYIPDCNRLKKLPMPDGFNFYIKEGKEIHDLYKISGFENAIQYDINHPRPDVIVIYAMYDNEIVAMAGASVDSNLMWQIGIDVLLRFRNKGLATSLVSNLATMIMERGIVPYYGTASSNIASQSVAYKSGFTPTWMCSYKNTFDGTAPYDNDIKIVF; this is translated from the coding sequence ATGGAGTTAAATAAATCTAAAATATTAGAAATTGTAAGAAAACAATTAGCAATAGATATGAATTGCAATACAGAGGATTTTGTTAAAGACGGTATAGTATTTTGTGAAGCAAAATTAAATAAAGGAAGAAGAATGTTTGATAGGCAATCTCCTTTCCTTGAAATTACAACTATGGGTAAAGGTATAGTTGTTTCAGCAGATAGTGATATTTTAGCAAAGGTAAAACCATTATTAGAAAATAAAACAAGAGAAGATATATTTGTAGCACCATTTGTATTCGGACATTCTCTTTATTATATTCCTGATTGTAATAGGCTAAAAAAGTTACCTATGCCTGATGGTTTTAATTTTTACATAAAAGAGGGAAAAGAAATACATGATTTATATAAAATTTCAGGTTTTGAAAATGCAATTCAATACGACATAAATCATCCTCGACCAGATGTAATTGTAATATATGCAATGTATGATAATGAAATCGTGGCAATGGCAGGAGCATCAGTCGATAGTAATTTAATGTGGCAAATAGGCATTGATGTATTACTACGATTTAGAAATAAAGGACTTGCTACAAGTTTAGTAAGTAATCTTGCAACAATGATTATGGAACGAGGGATTGTACCTTATTATGGAACTGCTTCATCTAATATTGCATCACAATCTGTTGCATATAAAAGTGGGTTTACTCCAACGTGGATGTGTTCATATAAAAATACTTTTGATGGGACAGCACCTTATGATAATGACATAAAAATTGTTTTCTAA
- a CDS encoding DapH/DapD/GlmU-related protein codes for MDDARIYIGNNVMFGPNVSLMATNHPLIAEERTTMKYPDGHISMSEYAEEIHIGNNVWIAANVVIIGGVHIGDNAVIGAGSVVTEDIPASYLAYGVPCKPVRMITEKDSKLDLL; via the coding sequence ATGGATGATGCAAGAATTTATATAGGTAATAATGTTATGTTTGGTCCAAACGTATCTTTAATGGCTACCAATCACCCACTGATCGCAGAGGAAAGAACGACTATGAAATATCCAGATGGTCATATTTCAATGTCTGAATATGCCGAAGAGATTCATATAGGAAATAATGTTTGGATTGCAGCAAATGTTGTAATTATCGGTGGTGTTCATATTGGCGATAATGCTGTTATTGGAGCAGGCAGTGTAGTAACAGAGGATATTCCTGCTAGCTATCTTGCGTATGGCGTTCCTTGCAAACCTGTGCGAATGATTACTGAAAAAGATTCAAAATTAGACTTACTGTAA